One Cyanobacteria bacterium FACHB-DQ100 DNA segment encodes these proteins:
- a CDS encoding serine/threonine protein kinase codes for MQPPIPASTILQSRYRVLSVLGQGGFGRTYLAEDQGRFNELCAIKELTPPQDNPYALEKSKELFQREAQTLYQIQHPQIPQFRATFEQDQRFFIVQDYVEGSTYRSLLDERKARGYVFSESEVTQLIRQVLPVLGYIHGKGIIHRDIAPDNIILRDRDKLPVLIDFGVVKDLATRIQAQETNKQHTTVGKLGYAPTEQMQTGRAYPNSDLYALAVTAVVLLTGREPQDLFDENTMTWRWQRFVNLEPTFAQVLNRMLSYRVGDRFQSATEVIQALQSPATIAPLPATPPPTNVPPTNISRAETVAVGHRNSPTVAPTNLQARDSSVPTRSSFWDDPWAVFAIGTGLVLLTGLGAWTITRALMNANQPIASPTPTPTITTSPTPTKPPTPRPSPTPTPTPSPVSYSQQLDLSGGTVNRSGTLRSNETLNFIVPANQGQRLNTSLGSEGVLLSVLAPNGDPVDNAASRVSNWAGELPFTGSYTVQLRTVKGIPKSDFKLNVTLQTPTPPSPSVPPSPNPIVTEEVITIPQGQTGTQVSNTADANTTRRYLINVRPNQALSLNISQGARFTVRYPSGEPVEDAVNLRSWQGIVPRGGAYQVDVTSDRETNFTLSVDAK; via the coding sequence ATGCAGCCACCTATTCCAGCCTCCACGATTTTACAAAGCCGCTACCGCGTTCTCAGCGTCTTGGGACAGGGAGGATTTGGACGAACATACCTTGCAGAAGATCAAGGACGCTTCAACGAACTGTGTGCGATTAAGGAACTCACACCGCCGCAAGATAATCCTTACGCCCTGGAGAAATCTAAAGAACTCTTTCAGCGAGAAGCCCAAACGCTTTATCAAATTCAGCATCCCCAAATCCCGCAGTTTCGCGCCACATTTGAGCAGGATCAGCGCTTTTTTATTGTGCAAGATTACGTTGAGGGTAGTACGTATCGATCGCTCCTGGATGAACGCAAAGCGCGGGGCTATGTGTTTTCAGAAAGTGAAGTAACGCAGCTGATTCGGCAGGTTTTACCTGTGCTGGGATACATTCACGGCAAAGGCATTATTCACCGGGATATTGCACCGGATAATATTATTTTGCGCGATCGTGACAAGCTTCCCGTACTGATCGATTTTGGTGTGGTCAAAGATCTCGCCACTCGCATTCAGGCACAAGAAACCAATAAACAACATACAACGGTTGGCAAACTCGGTTATGCCCCAACCGAACAAATGCAGACCGGACGCGCTTATCCGAATAGCGATTTGTATGCGTTAGCAGTCACGGCAGTCGTGTTACTCACCGGACGAGAGCCACAAGATTTGTTTGACGAAAATACAATGACCTGGCGCTGGCAGCGATTCGTCAATCTAGAGCCAACCTTCGCGCAAGTGCTGAATCGAATGTTGAGTTATCGAGTCGGCGATCGCTTTCAGTCTGCAACCGAAGTGATTCAAGCGCTGCAATCCCCCGCAACGATCGCACCCTTGCCTGCAACTCCACCGCCCACCAACGTACCACCCACGAATATTTCTCGTGCTGAAACGGTAGCGGTTGGTCATCGCAATTCTCCCACCGTTGCGCCCACAAACTTACAAGCACGCGACTCCTCGGTTCCGACTCGCAGTTCTTTCTGGGATGATCCGTGGGCAGTGTTCGCGATCGGCACCGGATTAGTGCTGCTCACCGGATTAGGCGCTTGGACAATTACCCGCGCTTTGATGAACGCGAATCAACCGATCGCGTCTCCCACTCCGACTCCAACGATCACAACTTCTCCCACTCCGACCAAACCCCCCACGCCTCGCCCTTCACCCACTCCCACTCCCACTCCCAGTCCAGTCAGCTACAGTCAACAATTAGATTTATCGGGTGGAACGGTCAATCGGAGTGGAACTTTGCGATCGAATGAAACCTTAAACTTCATTGTTCCTGCGAATCAAGGACAGCGCTTGAATACCAGCTTGGGTAGCGAAGGCGTGTTGCTCAGTGTGTTAGCTCCGAATGGTGATCCAGTCGATAACGCTGCCAGTCGCGTTTCTAACTGGGCTGGCGAACTTCCCTTTACAGGAAGCTACACGGTACAACTCAGAACCGTTAAAGGAATTCCTAAGAGCGACTTTAAGCTGAACGTGACGCTGCAAACGCCCACGCCTCCGTCGCCCTCAGTTCCTCCATCTCCTAATCCTATTGTGACCGAAGAAGTGATTACGATTCCTCAAGGTCAAACCGGAACCCAAGTGAGTAATACGGCAGATGCGAATACAACGCGCCGTTATTTAATTAATGTTCGACCCAACCAAGCTTTATCGCTGAATATTTCTCAAGGTGCAAGGTTTACAGTAAGATACCCCAGTGGGGAGCCTGTTGAAGATGCAGTAAATCTGCGATCGTGGCAGGGTATTGTCCCGCGGGGTGGTGCTTATCAAGTGGATGTCACCAGCGATCGCGAAACTAATTTCACATTAAGTGTGGATGCGAAATGA
- a CDS encoding hemerythrin domain-containing protein: MVATMDDTKRLAIAMKLADIKAVQEFLIANEQRFISATTDSELVKRFQDMLKDDQKNLGILDTVIVQYGVQSEPKETITEMVKKLDEMMSGSELTLFEKVFQHELLKHQQVMSGIVIHKAAQKVGADIEAAIAPLNTVNFENRAHQEQLKGVIELLGVRELTGMDADQGLWARVQDSVAALTGVVGSVVTQTTDKSDMNIQDVLRMDHQKVNVLFAEIKGTQDPAKRKEFFMQLSGDLRAHAIAENEVAYPAVRGKYAESDLQELYDEQNSWFPALDAMEKMDMASDEFMSSLNRLMDEIMDHVRQEESTFFAALRDNFSDQQLEQIASEFKAKKSEVQRQAAGM; this comes from the coding sequence ATGGTAGCAACAATGGATGATACCAAGCGTCTAGCGATCGCGATGAAGCTTGCAGACATCAAAGCTGTCCAAGAATTTCTTATTGCAAACGAACAAAGATTCATCTCGGCAACCACTGACTCTGAGTTGGTGAAGCGTTTTCAAGATATGTTGAAGGACGACCAGAAGAACCTGGGCATCCTGGATACAGTAATTGTGCAATACGGCGTTCAGTCTGAGCCGAAAGAAACGATCACCGAAATGGTGAAGAAGCTTGATGAAATGATGTCGGGTTCTGAACTTACCTTGTTTGAAAAGGTCTTCCAGCATGAACTGCTGAAGCACCAACAAGTGATGTCGGGAATTGTTATTCATAAAGCGGCTCAAAAAGTTGGCGCAGACATCGAAGCTGCAATCGCTCCGCTCAACACCGTTAACTTTGAAAACCGTGCTCACCAAGAGCAATTGAAAGGCGTAATCGAACTGTTGGGTGTGCGTGAACTCACCGGAATGGATGCAGATCAAGGGCTGTGGGCACGAGTTCAAGATTCAGTTGCTGCGTTGACGGGTGTTGTGGGTAGCGTGGTTACTCAAACCACCGACAAGTCTGACATGAACATTCAAGACGTGCTCCGCATGGATCACCAAAAGGTGAATGTTCTGTTTGCTGAAATCAAAGGCACTCAAGATCCTGCAAAGCGCAAAGAATTCTTCATGCAATTGAGCGGCGACCTTCGCGCTCATGCGATCGCAGAAAACGAAGTGGCTTATCCGGCAGTTCGCGGTAAGTATGCAGAAAGCGATCTGCAAGAACTGTATGATGAGCAAAATTCCTGGTTCCCCGCACTCGATGCGATGGAAAAAATGGATATGGCGTCGGATGAGTTTATGTCCTCGCTGAACCGCTTGATGGACGAAATCATGGATCACGTCCGCCAAGAAGAAAGCACTTTCTTTGCTGCACTGCGCGATAACTTCAGCGATCAGCAACTGGAGCAAATCGCCTCTGAGTTCAAGGCGAAGAAGAGCGAAGTTCAACGTCAAGCTGCGGGCATGTAG
- a CDS encoding FAD-dependent oxidoreductase gives MNSSQTPAPIYILGAGPAGLAAAYHLTKQGQPIVVVELDARVGGLAKSFEYKGFILDYGPHRFFTKIPPVLKLWNEVLGNDQVTVNRLTRIYYGGKYFSYPLKAFEALLTLGIVESARIIMSYLTVRAFPNHKPKNFAEWVTNNFGRRLFEIFFEAYTEKLWGIPCTAISADWAAQRIKGLSLSKAARNALLGNNGKVKSLIDQFQFPRLGSGQLYDKIQDYLEQHNQTVLLNTEVVQVHHDGTDITHVTLRDRKTKVEQTIPCGGVISSIPLTRLVQQMDSPPPEQVIAATKSLKFRNTVLVYLLVEGENLFPDNWLYINEPSVQVGRVTNFANWSSKMLPNSHQTPLCCEYWCNTDEPMWTEDEEQLVLQAEQELRKIGLLRREKVSDGFVVRLPQTYPIYAGQYKEALAEIQSYLSRFENLQLIGRYGAFKYNNQDHSLLMGIMAAENVLLPGKHDLWAVNADSEYQEEASDNTVTTPVRTRRRSSSRRRVAQVFQQFAGYLFTGGSATVVDLLVFSFLIASGLWYLPSICISYSIGLVVNFLLTRQLVFGVYWNNWMIQFAVFTTVALNSFLAHLGLMQLLINQAQWHPTLARLASSACVALLSFVGHKLYSFSSNQQVQDATEKAYKA, from the coding sequence ATGAACTCTTCTCAAACTCCCGCGCCCATCTATATTCTTGGAGCAGGTCCCGCCGGGCTAGCTGCGGCTTATCATCTGACAAAACAAGGTCAGCCGATCGTCGTAGTAGAACTCGATGCTAGAGTCGGTGGTTTAGCCAAAAGCTTTGAATACAAAGGATTTATTCTTGACTACGGTCCTCATCGCTTTTTCACCAAGATTCCACCGGTGCTCAAACTTTGGAATGAGGTGTTAGGCAATGATCAGGTTACAGTGAATCGCTTAACTCGAATCTACTATGGTGGTAAATATTTCAGCTACCCCTTAAAAGCATTTGAAGCACTGTTGACTTTGGGAATTGTTGAAAGTGCTCGGATTATCATGTCATACCTGACCGTCCGAGCATTTCCCAATCACAAGCCCAAAAACTTCGCCGAATGGGTGACGAATAATTTTGGTCGGCGACTATTCGAGATATTTTTTGAAGCCTATACAGAAAAGCTTTGGGGGATTCCCTGTACTGCAATTAGTGCAGATTGGGCAGCACAGCGAATCAAAGGTTTATCGCTCTCAAAAGCAGCGCGAAATGCTCTATTGGGCAACAATGGCAAAGTCAAAAGCTTAATTGATCAGTTTCAATTTCCTCGCTTGGGATCGGGACAGCTTTACGACAAAATCCAGGATTATCTTGAACAGCACAACCAGACCGTTCTACTCAACACCGAGGTCGTTCAGGTTCATCATGATGGAACCGATATCACGCATGTTACGCTGAGAGACCGTAAAACTAAGGTCGAGCAAACCATCCCCTGTGGAGGTGTGATCTCCTCGATCCCACTCACAAGATTGGTGCAGCAGATGGATTCACCTCCGCCTGAGCAGGTCATTGCCGCCACCAAATCGCTCAAGTTCCGCAACACAGTCCTAGTTTATTTGCTCGTTGAAGGAGAAAATCTTTTTCCTGACAACTGGTTGTATATCAACGAACCCAGTGTGCAGGTTGGACGGGTCACTAACTTTGCCAATTGGTCGAGTAAAATGTTGCCGAATTCCCACCAAACACCATTGTGTTGTGAATACTGGTGCAACACCGATGAACCGATGTGGACTGAGGATGAAGAGCAGCTTGTATTACAGGCTGAACAGGAATTACGCAAAATTGGATTGTTACGACGTGAAAAGGTATCTGATGGATTTGTCGTACGGCTGCCCCAAACCTATCCAATCTATGCCGGACAGTATAAGGAGGCTTTAGCAGAGATCCAATCGTACTTAAGCCGATTCGAGAATTTGCAGTTGATCGGTCGCTATGGTGCCTTCAAATACAATAACCAAGACCACAGTTTGTTGATGGGAATTATGGCAGCAGAAAACGTGCTGTTGCCTGGGAAGCACGACCTATGGGCGGTCAACGCAGACAGCGAGTATCAAGAAGAAGCAAGCGACAATACTGTGACAACTCCAGTTCGGACAAGACGACGCTCTTCAAGTCGTAGACGGGTCGCTCAAGTCTTTCAACAGTTTGCTGGCTACTTATTTACAGGAGGCTCAGCGACGGTTGTGGATCTGCTGGTGTTCTCATTCTTGATTGCATCGGGCTTGTGGTATCTTCCGTCGATCTGTATCAGCTATTCGATCGGCTTAGTTGTAAACTTCCTGCTGACTCGACAGTTAGTGTTTGGGGTGTATTGGAATAACTGGATGATTCAGTTTGCCGTCTTTACGACTGTCGCACTCAATAGCTTTTTGGCGCATCTCGGATTGATGCAGCTTTTGATTAATCAGGCTCAATGGCATCCTACCCTGGCGCGTTTAGCCAGTTCTGCTTGTGTAGCGCTGCTCAGTTTTGTCGGGCATAAATTGTACTCGTTCTCCTCCAATCAACAAGTCCAGGACGCTACAGAAAAGGCATATAAGGCATGA
- the bioD gene encoding ATP-dependent dethiobiotin synthetase BioD, with protein MIPNALLITGTDTDAGKTVLTTALIAYWQKYCQSRSLGVMKPLQTGVGDRELYRQLFELDQTPEELNPLHFEAPLAPPIAADLEGKRVALEPVWKAFEALRRQRDFVLVEALGGLGSPVTHETTVADWAWDWHLPAVLVVPVRLGAIGQAVANVALARQSKVHLKGIVLNCIRSSSDEEIENWASVSLIERLTGIPVLGLLPYLSDPTDVEKLAQAAANLDLERLIPDMVKGFA; from the coding sequence ATGATTCCGAATGCACTTTTAATCACGGGAACGGATACTGATGCCGGTAAAACGGTATTAACGACTGCGTTGATTGCATATTGGCAAAAGTATTGTCAATCGCGTTCTCTAGGCGTAATGAAACCGTTGCAGACGGGAGTGGGCGATCGTGAACTGTATCGTCAATTATTTGAGTTGGATCAAACCCCGGAAGAGTTAAATCCACTGCATTTTGAGGCTCCACTTGCGCCCCCGATCGCAGCCGATTTGGAGGGCAAGCGAGTCGCCCTTGAGCCTGTCTGGAAAGCGTTTGAGGCGTTGCGGCGCCAGCGTGATTTTGTGCTGGTTGAGGCATTAGGCGGATTAGGATCGCCTGTGACGCATGAAACCACCGTTGCAGATTGGGCTTGGGATTGGCATTTACCCGCTGTATTAGTGGTGCCTGTGAGATTAGGCGCGATCGGGCAAGCGGTGGCGAATGTGGCACTGGCGCGACAATCAAAAGTTCACCTCAAAGGAATTGTGTTGAACTGTATTCGATCGAGTTCCGATGAAGAAATTGAAAACTGGGCATCGGTCAGCTTGATCGAACGATTAACCGGAATACCCGTTCTCGGATTGCTGCCTTATTTAAGTGATCCAACTGATGTAGAAAAATTGGCTCAAGCGGCGGCAAATTTAGATTTAGAGCGGCTCATCCCTGACATGGTTAAAGGATTCGCGTAA
- a CDS encoding glycerate kinase, translating into MQSRLALFDRSYSAIVELCTELKLPPAIDTLWNLWLPLAMQIAGWKPSNRALIQGFLGGQGTGKTTLTQMLTVILSQLGLRAVSWSIDDLYLPYVDRIALRTRDPRMVRRGPPGTHDVQLGIEILTQFQQGQFPIALPRFDKSAFGGEGDRTQPQMIDHADIVLFEGWFVGVRPIESEFRIAPIVTEDDRQFARDMNRQLRNYVPLWELLDRLIVLYVPDYQLSKQWRKQAEHQMVAQGKPGMSDAEIDQFVEYFWKALHPKLFITPMVEQSRDVDLVLEIGAEHTVTRIL; encoded by the coding sequence ATTCAGTCGCGCTTGGCACTGTTTGATCGGAGCTATAGTGCGATCGTTGAGCTTTGCACTGAACTAAAACTACCTCCTGCGATCGATACTCTCTGGAATCTATGGCTACCCCTAGCTATGCAGATTGCCGGCTGGAAACCGAGTAATCGCGCTTTAATTCAAGGCTTTTTAGGTGGGCAGGGAACGGGAAAGACGACCTTAACGCAAATGCTGACTGTGATTTTGAGTCAGCTTGGACTGCGTGCGGTTAGCTGGTCGATCGATGATTTATATTTGCCGTATGTCGATCGGATTGCCCTCAGAACTCGTGATCCGCGCATGGTGCGGCGAGGGCCACCCGGAACGCATGATGTTCAACTCGGAATCGAGATTCTGACCCAATTTCAGCAAGGTCAATTTCCGATCGCGCTGCCCCGATTTGATAAGTCTGCCTTTGGTGGAGAAGGCGATCGCACTCAGCCGCAAATGATTGATCATGCAGATATCGTATTGTTTGAAGGCTGGTTTGTTGGAGTGCGTCCGATTGAGTCTGAATTTAGGATTGCGCCGATCGTCACCGAGGACGATCGCCAGTTTGCGCGAGATATGAATCGGCAGTTGAGGAACTATGTACCCCTATGGGAATTGCTCGATCGGTTAATTGTTTTGTATGTTCCAGACTATCAACTCAGCAAGCAATGGCGTAAACAAGCAGAACATCAAATGGTCGCTCAGGGCAAACCAGGTATGAGTGATGCAGAGATTGATCAATTTGTTGAATATTTCTGGAAAGCATTGCATCCCAAATTGTTTATTACACCGATGGTGGAACAATCGAGGGATGTAGACTTAGTGCTTGAAATCGGAGCAGAACATACAGTTACGCGAATCCTTTAA